From a region of the Listeria monocytogenes ATCC 19117 genome:
- the glmM gene encoding phosphoglucosamine mutase — MGKYFGTDGVRGVANSELTPELAFRLGRMGGYVLTRHVGEHPRVLVARDTRISGEMLESALIAGLVSVGIEVMRLGVISTPGVAYLTKAQGASASVMISASHNPVDDNGIKFFGSDGFKLSDDQEEEIEQLLDTAEDTLPRPSGEGLGTVSDYFEGKQKYIQYLKQTIENDFNGYHIALDCANGATSGLATHLFADLDADISSMGASPNGLNINDGVGSTHPEALAAFVLDKKADVGLAFDGDGDRVIAIDEIGQIVDGDKIMFICAKYLREQGLLNNNTIVSTVMSNLGFYKGLKELEIEDVQTAVGDRYVVEAMREGNYNLGGEQSGHIIFLDHNTTGDGLLSGIQLINVMKATGKKLSELAAEMKTFPQKLENIRVSDKNHVTDNPKVSKVIGEVEAEMAGNGRVLVRPSGTEPLVRVMVEAATKEETDEYCERISAVVRSEMALND; from the coding sequence ATGGGTAAATATTTTGGTACGGATGGAGTTAGAGGTGTTGCAAACTCTGAATTAACACCAGAACTTGCATTCAGATTAGGTAGAATGGGTGGGTATGTTTTAACCCGTCACGTAGGGGAACATCCACGTGTTCTTGTAGCTCGTGATACACGTATATCTGGAGAAATGCTTGAATCCGCTTTAATCGCAGGACTTGTTTCTGTAGGGATTGAAGTAATGCGTCTAGGAGTTATCTCCACACCAGGTGTAGCTTATTTAACAAAAGCACAAGGCGCTTCTGCTAGTGTAATGATCTCCGCCAGCCATAATCCAGTGGATGATAACGGTATTAAATTCTTTGGTTCTGACGGCTTTAAATTGTCAGATGATCAGGAAGAAGAAATTGAACAGCTTCTTGATACAGCAGAAGATACGCTACCTCGACCAAGTGGAGAAGGTCTTGGGACAGTGAGCGATTATTTTGAAGGCAAACAAAAATATATTCAATACTTGAAACAAACAATCGAAAATGACTTTAATGGATATCACATTGCACTTGATTGTGCGAATGGTGCAACTTCAGGTCTTGCAACGCATTTATTTGCAGATTTAGATGCGGATATTAGTTCGATGGGAGCGTCTCCAAACGGTTTAAATATCAATGATGGCGTCGGATCTACACATCCAGAAGCATTAGCTGCCTTTGTTTTAGATAAAAAAGCAGATGTTGGTTTAGCTTTTGATGGCGATGGCGACCGTGTTATTGCAATAGACGAAATTGGTCAAATTGTCGATGGAGATAAAATTATGTTTATCTGCGCGAAATATTTACGTGAACAAGGCTTATTAAATAACAACACAATTGTATCAACAGTTATGAGTAATCTAGGCTTCTATAAAGGTTTGAAAGAGCTTGAGATTGAAGATGTACAAACTGCAGTGGGTGACCGTTATGTAGTAGAAGCTATGCGTGAAGGTAATTATAATCTTGGCGGAGAACAATCTGGTCATATTATTTTCTTAGATCATAATACAACTGGTGATGGACTTCTTTCAGGAATCCAATTAATCAACGTGATGAAAGCAACTGGGAAAAAATTATCTGAGCTTGCGGCTGAAATGAAAACATTCCCGCAAAAACTAGAAAACATCCGTGTAAGTGATAAAAACCATGTAACAGATAATCCGAAAGTAAGTAAAGTAATCGGTGAAGTAGAAGCTGAAATGGCTGGTAATGGTCGAGTTCTTGTTCGCCCATCAGGTACAGAACCATTAGTAAGAGTGATGGTAGAAGCTGCTACGAAA
- a CDS encoding YbbR-like domain-containing protein yields the protein MDRILNNKWSIRIVALLLAAILFTSVNANNNNATTFSTTSSSDSEVIENVPVKVYYDKTNLYISGIPETVTVTLSGPRSIVQSAKAQQDFTVYADLKNASIGTQEVKLQVKDVSDRLKVKVNPATVNVNVQEKVTKKFSVDVELSKSVVADGYQAGTPIIDPKKVSITGAKDTIEQIAYVKATLESDGKHKSEFTDKATVSVFDSNLNKLDVEVNPQEVEVTVPVEKVGKSVPVKIKQEGTPESDIEISSMTPDKSEVVVVGDDAVLEKIKEIEIPIDVSKIKADTVKEVTVPVPTGAKSVQPTTIEVKIKTVKKSEANNNQTTSDSNNQDTDTTDKNTDDSGDNDTKISKSFSNMQVYMSGLKNTFDAQMITPANGKVSVTITGEKKTVDGIAAKDLSVIANLSKSKAGSYSIPLELNGLPDNVAYVINPRQADFIITDKEASIEVPSKST from the coding sequence ATGGATCGAATTTTAAATAACAAATGGTCGATTCGGATTGTAGCCTTACTACTCGCAGCCATCCTTTTTACATCAGTTAATGCAAATAATAATAACGCCACGACTTTTTCAACGACTTCTTCTAGTGATTCAGAAGTCATCGAGAATGTCCCAGTCAAAGTATATTATGATAAAACGAATTTATATATTTCGGGTATTCCAGAAACCGTTACAGTCACGCTTTCAGGCCCTCGTAGCATCGTTCAGTCTGCCAAAGCTCAACAAGACTTTACCGTTTATGCAGATTTGAAAAATGCTTCCATTGGGACCCAAGAAGTAAAACTACAAGTGAAAGATGTATCTGACCGCCTAAAAGTAAAAGTGAATCCAGCAACAGTCAACGTCAATGTACAAGAAAAAGTAACGAAAAAATTCTCTGTTGACGTAGAATTGAGCAAATCTGTCGTTGCAGATGGTTATCAAGCTGGAACGCCCATCATTGATCCTAAAAAAGTCTCTATTACTGGTGCAAAAGATACTATCGAACAAATTGCTTATGTAAAAGCAACACTCGAAAGTGATGGCAAACATAAATCCGAATTTACCGATAAGGCTACCGTCTCTGTTTTTGATAGCAATTTGAACAAGCTAGATGTCGAAGTAAATCCGCAAGAAGTGGAAGTGACCGTGCCAGTTGAAAAAGTCGGCAAGTCAGTTCCAGTGAAAATTAAGCAAGAAGGCACGCCAGAAAGTGATATTGAAATTTCCAGCATGACACCAGATAAGTCAGAAGTAGTTGTAGTTGGTGACGATGCGGTCCTTGAAAAAATCAAAGAAATTGAAATTCCAATTGATGTTTCTAAAATCAAAGCAGATACCGTCAAAGAAGTGACTGTCCCGGTTCCAACTGGAGCCAAATCAGTCCAACCGACGACGATAGAGGTGAAGATTAAGACCGTAAAAAAGTCTGAAGCAAATAACAATCAAACAACTTCAGATAGTAATAACCAAGACACAGATACAACGGATAAAAACACCGATGATTCAGGAGATAACGATACAAAAATTTCTAAGTCATTTTCTAATATGCAAGTCTACATGAGTGGATTGAAAAATACTTTCGATGCACAAATGATAACTCCTGCCAATGGAAAAGTATCTGTGACGATAACTGGAGAGAAGAAAACAGTAGACGGAATAGCGGCGAAAGACTTGAGTGTGATTGCCAATTTGAGTAAAAGCAAAGCAGGAAGTTACAGTATTCCACTAGAATTGAATGGCTTACCGGATAATGTTGCCTATGTTATTAATCCTAGACAAGCTGATTTCATTATTACGGATAAAGAGGCATCTATTGAAGTACCTTCCAAAAGCACATAA
- the dacA gene encoding diadenylate cyclase codes for MDFSNMSILHYLANIVDILVVWFVIYKVIMLIRGTKAVQLLKGIFIIIAVKLLSGFFGLQTVEWITDQMLTWGFLAIIIIFQPELRRALETLGRGNIFTRYGSRIEREQHHLIESIEKSTQYMAKRRIGALISVARDTGMDDYIETGIPLNAKISSQLLINIFIPNTPLHDGAVIIKGNEIASAASYLPLSDSPFLSKELGTRHRAALGISEVTDSITIVVSEETGGISLTKGGELFRDVSEEELHKILLKELVTVTAKKPSIFSKWKGGKSE; via the coding sequence ATGGATTTTTCCAATATGTCGATATTGCATTATCTAGCAAATATTGTAGATATTCTTGTCGTATGGTTTGTAATTTATAAAGTGATCATGTTAATCCGAGGTACAAAAGCAGTACAATTATTAAAAGGCATTTTTATTATCATTGCAGTCAAACTATTAAGCGGATTTTTTGGTCTCCAAACAGTAGAATGGATTACGGATCAGATGCTTACTTGGGGATTCCTTGCAATTATAATTATCTTCCAACCGGAATTACGCCGTGCTTTAGAAACGCTTGGACGAGGCAATATTTTTACTCGTTATGGATCAAGAATAGAGCGTGAACAGCATCATTTAATCGAGTCTATCGAAAAGTCTACCCAGTATATGGCAAAACGTCGAATTGGGGCGCTGATTTCAGTGGCGCGCGATACAGGCATGGACGATTATATTGAAACAGGGATTCCGTTAAATGCAAAAATTTCTTCTCAATTATTAATTAATATTTTTATTCCGAATACACCGCTTCATGATGGAGCAGTTATTATTAAAGGAAACGAAATTGCATCGGCAGCAAGTTACTTGCCACTTTCAGATAGCCCGTTCTTATCCAAAGAACTTGGAACGCGTCACCGGGCTGCACTTGGGATTAGTGAAGTGACAGATAGTATTACGATTGTAGTTTCTGAAGAGACTGGCGGAATTTCCCTAACTAAAGGTGGAGAACTTTTCCGTGATGTGTCAGAAGAAGAGTTACATAAAATTCTTCTTAAAGAACTAGTCACAGTAACTGCAAAGAAACCTTCTATCTTTTCTAAATGGAAAGGAGGCAAAAGCGAATGA